GGCGAGACGTCATCGACCGCACCGTCGGGCGCCTTGTTCACGCGCTCTCCCGACGCCGTGGCGATTGCCCCCTCCGGGCGGTCGATCCGGTAGCTGTTCGGATTCTGCACGACACCGGCGAGCACAGCTGCCTGCCCCACGGATACCGCTGATGCGGAGGTGTTGAAGTAGTACCGCGCGGCCGCCTCGATACCGTAGATCGTTCCGCCGAAGTTCGCGATGTTGAGATAGCGCTCCAGGATCTCGACCTTCGAGTAGCGCTTCTCGAGCGCGATCGCGTACCGCATCTCTTGCAACTTCCGGATGTATCCATCGCTTCCCTCGGCGGAGGTCACCTTGCGCCAGCACTCCTGGAGGGTCTCCGAATCGTCTTCCGTGGCCTCCGGCGCGGTCGCCTCGAGCTCGCAGCGCTGCACGAGAACGTTCTTCACATACTGTTGTGTGATCGACGAACCGCCCTGGGTCTGCCCTCCCTTGACGTTGCCGAGGATCGCCCTGGTCGTCCCGATCAGATCGATCCCGCTATGGGTGAAGTACCGCGGGTCCTCGCTGGAGAGGATCGCATCGATCATCGTCGGCGAGATCTGCTCGTACGTCACCGGCATCCGGTTCTGTTCGTAGAACCGGGTGAGGACCTTCTCGTCGCCGCTGTCGGCGTCGCGGGCGTACACCGTCGTCGGAAGCATCGACTGTTCGATCGTGAGGTGCGCGGGAAGCTCCTCGAAAAGGTCGAGCGCCGCGTTCCCCGCCTGCCCCACGAGAACGAGCCCGGGGACGAACGGCAGCACGACCAGGATCCCTGCGACCATGCTCATCACGATCAGGCCGGCCAGGCCTCCGAGCGCAGCACCGACCGAAGGATGGGAGAGGTCACGCGTCGTCGATTCCGCGCGGGTGAGATCAGGAAAGCTGTGAGACACGCTATCCAGCTTCCGTGTTGACCATCGATAAGTACAGCGAAGAGAATTCACCTAAACTCATAAGAGTAGCTAACCTTTAACGTCGGTCGAGGAGTCACCCGTGCTCAATGTGAACCGCCTCCGCATTCTGCGGGAACTCTCCAGACGCGGCACGCTCGCGGAAGTCGCCCGGGCACTCAACTACACGCCGTCAGCCGTATCGCAACAGCTCAGTGCTCTGGAACGTGAAGTCGGGACCACGCTCCTCGAACCGTCGGGGCGCCGCGTGAGGCTCACCGGCCCGGCGATGCTGCTCGCCGAACGGGCCGATCTGATCCTCGAACAGATGGAGCTCGCCGAGGCCGACCTGCAGAACCTCGCAGGCACGACGAGCGGTCTCATCCGGGTCGGCTCCTTTCAGAGCGCGCTCATCGAGCTCGCTCCGGCGGCACTGACGCTACTATCGCAGCGCCACCCGCACCTGGTCGTCGAACTCTGCCATCGCGAGGTCGACGAGGCACGGGACGGCCTTCTCGCCCACGATTTCGACATCGTCCTGGGAGAGGAATTCCCCGGCGGCGAGCAGCCGCCGACCGCCGGAGTCCACCGGCAGGACTTCCATTCCGAACCTCTGCATCTCGCGCTGCCCGAGTCGGA
Above is a window of Microbacterium aurugineum DNA encoding:
- a CDS encoding LysR family transcriptional regulator, whose translation is MLNVNRLRILRELSRRGTLAEVARALNYTPSAVSQQLSALEREVGTTLLEPSGRRVRLTGPAMLLAERADLILEQMELAEADLQNLAGTTSGLIRVGSFQSALIELAPAALTLLSQRHPHLVVELCHREVDEARDGLLAHDFDIVLGEEFPGGEQPPTAGVHRQDFHSEPLHLALPESERVGDRAGSTTLSDLRHCGWALDLQQSRMGAWARQKCRGAGFEPRVVCESPDPLLMLQLVRSGHAAAFIPALITQARFGGVEVVALASEPHRTLYTEVRAGRQESGAIAAVQQAFADAIAAHTSAVPTAVLALEPPS